One Candidatus Nitrotoga arctica genomic window, GCTAGCCAAAAAAGGGAGGGCACGTAAAGTACTCTCATTGATCAACCGCAGTTCATATGTAGAGTTGGTGCAAGGCGGGAAGATAGATATTGCACTATCACCGGCCCACGTTACGATCGGTTCATTGCTCGCCTACGTCCGCCAGGGCGACGTGGCAGTGGTGCATGCCCTTAGGCGCGGAGCAGCAGAAGCGCTGGAGATGGTGGTACACGGCGAGCGACATTCGTCTAAAGTGGTAGGACGACGCATTGATGAAATTGAACTGCCCAAGGGCGCGACTATCGGCGCAATTGTGCGGGGCAATCTAGTGATCATGGGTCACCACGACACGGTGATTGAGGCGGACGACCATGTCATCGTATTCGTAATCAACAAAAAGATGATTAGCAAAATCGAGAAGTTGTTTCAGGTCAGCATAGGGTTCTTTTAATGCAACGCTCGCTGACCGTTATTCACGCGCTGGGCACGATGTTAATCCTGTTCAGCGTAACGTATATCTTCCCTATTGGTACATCGCTGATTTATCAAGATGGCACATTGATAGACTTTGCCCTGGCAATGGTGATGACATTTGCGGTGGGCTGTCTGATGTGGATGCTTACACGTCACAACAAAGGTGAGCTGTCTATCCGCCACGGCTATTTGCTGGTAGTACTGATGTGGACGGCGATGCCTGCTTTTGCCACTCTGCCGCTATTGCTGCTGATTAACGGTCTGTCGTTCACCGATGCCTACTTTGAGACGATGTCTGCCATGACAACCACGGGCGCGACGGTGTTGACCCAACTGGACGCTTTGCCACCCGCCATCAACCTGTGGCGGCACGAATTGATCTGGTTGGGCGGCATGGGGATTATCGTGCTTGCGGTAGCAATTTTGCCGCTGCTGGGCGTCGGCGGTCGCCAGTTGTATAAGGCAGAAACGCCCGGCCCGATGAAGGATTCCACACTCACCCCGCGTATTACCGAAACTGCACGCAATTTGTGGCTGGTATATTTCTGTATTACCTTGGTCTGCATCCTATCGCTAAACGTGGCGGGAATGTCCTGGCTAGATGCTATATGCCATGCATTTTCCACGATGGGGTTGGGTGGTTTTTCCACGCATGACGCTAACATAGAATACTTCAACTCTGCTGTTATTGAATTTGTGCTCATCGTATTTATGCTGCTGGCCGTAATGAATTTCGCGACACACTTTCTGGCATGGCGCGAAAAGAGCTTGAAACTTTATTTACGTGACACCGAGACCCTCTGCACCATAATACTTATACTGGCGAGTTGCCTGGGCATTGGCATATTTCTATGGTGGCAGGGGACTTACCCGAGTTTCTGGACAGCACTGAGGCACGCTAGTTTTAACCTGATCTCAATTGCGACCGATTGCGGTTTCGCCAGCGTAGATTTTAACCACTGGCCCATGTTTGCGCCGCTGTGGATGCTGTTCTTGAGCTGTATTTCCGCCAGCTCCGGCTCTACCGGCGGTGGCATTAAAATGATACGCACGCTCATTTTAATTAAGCAGACAGGACGGGAATTCCTCAAACTGTTGCATCCGGCCGCGGTCAACCCATTAAAAATTGGCGGCCGCGTGGTGCCAGACAACATCGTGTTCTCAGTGTTGAGCTTTATCTTTCTTTACTTCATGAGCGTGGTCATATTGACCTTCGCGCTGGTGATCAGTGGGTTGGATTTCGTATCCGCTTTTTCCGGGATAATTGCTTGTATCAACAATGCTGGTCCTGGTTTGGGGGTATTGGGACCGGCCAGCAACTACGGAATATTAAATGATTTTCAGACTTGGATATGCACCTTGGCCATGCTGATCGGGCGCTTGGAAATCGTTACCGTGCTGATCATTTTTACACCGCATTTTTGGCGGCGATAACCTGATGTTTCATCAATTCTGTGCGAGAAACACGCGAATTAGAGAAAACTCATGATTGATTGTTTTGCTAACGCATCACTAAAGAGCTAGGGCTAATGATGATATTGCAACAACCTGTTATTTTGCTATTCGGCAAGAATGGCCAAGTTGGCTTCGAGTTGCAAAGAGCATTGTCGCCGCTTGGCTTGGTGCATGCCTTCGGCCGACAAGCTTGCGATTTGACTCAGTTATCGCAAGTAAGAGCAATTGTGCATCAGTTACGGCCCAATATTATCGTGAATGCTTCGGCTTACACCGCAGTAGATAAAGCCGAAAGCGAACCACAGATTGCTTACCTGATTAATGCCACCCTACCCAGTATGCTCGCAGAAGAGGCGGCTTCTATAGGGGCACTGCTCGTGCATTATTCGACCGATTATGTGTTCGATGGTACGCAGCCCGGGTGGTATGTAGAAGACGATATCCCAAATCCGCAATCGGTTTATGGTACAAGCAAACTTGCAGGCGAGAATGGAATTGCCGCGACGGGTTGCCGCAATTTGATCTTCCGTACCAGTTGGGTATTCGGCGCGCATGGTGGAAATTTCGCCAAGACAATTCTTAGGCTTGCTAAAGAACGTGAATCGCTTAATGTAATAGCTGATCAGTATGGTGCGCCGACATCGGCGCATTTAATTGCGGATGTTACCGCTCAGGTTATTGCTCAGTATTGGAACGAAGTAAATCGAGAAAGCTTTCCCTATGGCATCTATCATCTGGTTGCTGCCGGTGAAACAACTTGGTACGAGTATGCCAAATACGTTATTGCTTATGCTGAAAAGGCAGGAATCGAATTACGGTTAAAATCGAGTGCAATTGAAGCAATTCCGAGCATCCACTATCCATTACCTGCGCCACGTCCGTCCAATTCCAGGCTTGATAGTGGCAAACTACGAAAAACGTTTGATCTGACTCTCCCAGATTGGCAGCAAGACATAGTGCATGTATTGGAGAAAATTATTACGGTTTAAGCATCATGATCAAATAAAGTTCAACCAAACAAATTCCAAGATCACGAACATTGGTGAATGAAGCTGCGGACGGAATGCAGCGTATGGGTATGCGATGGTAGTGTTGACTGACCTTGAATGCCCAAATCGCCAAGTGCTAAATTATTCACCGGAGCGCACTAAGCGCACCCGATAACCAGCACTGTTATGCTCCGAGCCGTAGTCCACGTAGCCATAATCGAAATTAACTCCCCAAGCATAAGAAGGCTCGCCAGCCGCGGGCGGAGCCGACCAGAAAGGAGATCCTGGCGTTCCCGGAAATGCGTCCGTATCAATCGCCGGGTTACAGCGGTTGGAATCCACAATGCTCGACAGTTCCTTTAAACTGGGGAGGCGCCAGGGTTTGCCACTGGTTAAGGCTTCGTTTTTAGCCCAGCTCTGGGCCTGATCCGAGCTATAAGCGGTTGCGCTCCCACTACAGCCATTGGCTGTGATCTTCATGCCTTCTGCGCAGCGCCGCCAGATCAAACCGGTAACGCTGTCAGTGACTTCATTGCCGTCCGTCGAAATTACATATCGAACCTGGGCTTGCGCCTCGGGGTCGCCTGATTCAGCCACTACGTCTGCTAGCGGCAGAGGGGTAACGGTTACCATAATCATGCTCCTAAAATAAATTCGTACATCCTACTCTGGCTATATAAAAAACTAAAAACAACATTTCATTATATTTAATTTTAATCAATAGTGTCCGGTTAAATGAAAGGGTGAATCGCTGAAAGGCATGACTGACGCAGGATTCAGCACAATGATTAGTGTCTCCGATTTGAAAGGCGATTCTGGCAGTCTTCCAGAATATCTTCAAGCATATCTGAACGAGTTTATTTTTCACTTCAACAGGCGCTTCCACAATGAACAAATTATATGAGACATCCTGTAAGTAGTATCTTGGAGTGCAAAATGGATAGACATGTAATAAAATTATGCACAAGCACTTCACATCTTGTCTTTTTTTAGTTACGATGCATTCTTAAGTCCTGTAGCGCACCTTCACTCAGCTTCACATTAAATAAATTTCATCCCTAACTTAATAATTATAAAGCGATATTGATCATGAGTGAGCACATCCATTATGTTACTGATCCAACCTTTGCTGCCGATGTGCTGCAAGCACCGTTACCAGTACTGGTAGACTATTGGGCAGAATGGTGCGGCCCATGCCGGAGTATCGCTCCGATTCTGGAAGAGATTGCCAAGGAATATGCCGGGCGCATCACCGTAGCCAAAATGAATGTAGATGAAAACCAACAAACTCCGCAGAAATACGGTGTCCGTGGCATTCCCACACTAATGCTGTTCAAGAACGGAAATATTGAAGCAACTAAAGTCGGCGCGTTATCTAAATCGCAGCTCACCGCGTTTATTGACAGCCATATCTAAATCATTTAGACTTATTCTGTAATATTTCTTAAGCTCGTTAGATCCTTCTGCACCATACTCACAAATCCTGACATTCAAGACAGTTCATGTACGCGGCATCCCCGCGCAAACCGTAACACCTCCCTAAGCAGGCTCCCTAAACTTCGTAATATCACCCACCCATCTCTATATGCATTTATCTGACCTCAAAACCAAACACATCACCGAACTGGTAGGCATGGCAACAACAAACCAGATCGACAATGCCAACCGCATGCGCAAACAAGACCTGATTTTTGCTTTGCTTAAAAATCAAGCAAAAAAGGGCGAGAGCATTTTTGGCGAAGGTACGCTGGAAGTATTACCCGACGGATTTGGCTTTCTGCGCTCGCCGGACATTTCTTACTTGGCGGGACCGGATGACATCTACGTTAGTCCAAGTCAGATCCGTCGTTTCAATCTTCATACCGGAGATTCAATCGAAGGCGAGATCCGCACCCCCAAAGAAGGAGAACGTTACGTCGCTTTAGTAAAGGTAGACAGGGTTAATTCCGAGGCTCCGGAAAATACGAAGAACAAGATACTGTTCGAAAATCTGACACCACTATTCCCCACTAAGCAAATGGCACTGGAGCGAGACATCCGCGCCGAGGAAAACGTCACTGGTCGCATCATTGATATCGTCGCTCCCATTGGTAAAGGTCAACGCGGATTGCTGGTAGCCTCGCCAAAATCTGGCAAGACCGTGATGTTGCAGCACATCGCCCATTCCATCGCAGCAAACAACCCGGATGCACATCTAATTGTTCTGCTGATCGACGAACGTCCCGAAGAAGTCACCGAAATGAGTCGCAGCGTGCGCGGTGAAGTGGTCGCATCTACCTTTGACGAGCCTGCCACGCGCCACGTCCAGGTCGCCGAAATGGTGCTGGAAAAAGCCAAGCGCCTAGTTGAACATAAGAAAGATGTGGTCATCCTTCTGGATTCCATCACTCGGCTGGCGCGTGCCTACAACACAGTTGTGCCGTCTTCCGGCAAAGTGCTTACTGGCGGCGTTGATGCAAATGCCCTGCAGCGTCCCAAACGTTTTTTCGGAGCGGCTCGCAACATTGAAGAAGGCGGCTCACTTACCATTATCGCCACGGCGCTAGTGGATACCGGTTCTCGCATGGACGATGTGATTTACGAAGAATTCAAGGGCACCGGTAATATGGAAATTCATCTTGACCGACGCATGGCAGAGAAACGTATCTACCCGGCCATTAACATCAATCGTTCCGGCACACGCAGGGAAGAGTTGCTGATTAAATCCGATATTTTACCCAAAATATGGGTACTGCGTAAATTACTCTATCCGATGGATGAATTGGAATCAATGGAATTTCTACTGGATAAAATTAAAGCGACTAAGAACAACGCTGATTTTTTCGATTCAATGCGCCGCTAAAATTTCAAAAGACTGCGCCATGCGGTTCAGCATAATCGAAGGACCCCAAACAAGGGCCTCGATTAATTAATCCTGCAGAAATGTGTAACTTGAAGCAATTATTGCTTTACTTCCCATAACCACACCTGCCCTGGCGTGAAATCCAATTAACGTTCTTCGGGTCTACTGAAAACTCTCTCCTTGGGCCGAGGGAAATTTTCTTTTACCTCTACGGTATCGGATAAATTACAGCCTTTGCGCAGATTATCTTCTTCCTTCTCTAAGGCAAGCGTAGCCATCATTTTTGATGAATGGGTAGCTAAAATAATCGTCAATCCAGGAAACTGTTCCTGTGCCATTTTTTTAAGCCGAGACAGAAGTCGTTGTTGCCAATCTTCGTGTAAATGTGCTTCAGGTTCGTCAATCAGCAGAATTGTGTTGCGCGTCATATATGCGCCGAGGCGTACAAACAATTGCACCAGATTTTTTTCTCCGTTACTGAGTGTATCGAGTCGATGCAGCTTTCCATTGCTCACAACTTCAACCTCATGCGGATCTTTGCGAACATCCTTGATTGCGGTACAGGTATCGGTAAAAACCCTCTCATTAACCAATTTTACCGCGCGATCAAACCGTCCGTCATCAAGCCACTTCAGCCAAACCAGCAGATTGTCGAGCGAGTCACGCCAATCGCCGCTTTCTGCACCAAAAGAGTGAGAAGGAGCATAATTCCAGTTCATAGGGGGAACAATGGCGCGATGTTGATCTGGATTAACCGGCACAATATCACGATGGGCTGAAAAATAAATGACCGTTGGCCAGTCCAGTATGCTTTCTTCAAAGCCACCAATTTTTTCACCCGTAGCTGCATCGATACCTGAAATAAAATTTGCAATCCATTTATCATGCAGGCCGATTGTCGACCAGATTTCTGCTTCATTACGGCAGAAACCAAAACGGTGCCACTGTTGCGCGCCCACTTTGCTCAGCGCTTCTTCATCCCATTGACGCAAACTATTCGTCACCTCCAGCTGACCAGCAAGCAGGGATAACACTGCAACTCGTTCATGGCCATCGTCACTGTAGTGAATACGAAAATCCAATTGCGTCCGCCCCGGGCCACGGTCCAGGTTTTCCAGATTAAAAGGTGAATCAAAGCGGCGATTATGAGCTGCGGCTAAATCCTGAGGCTTGGTAAAGCCTGTCATTCCCACTAAGGCTGGAATCAGTTCTAATGCCGTTGTCTTGCCTCGGCCATTTTTGGAATGGAGCATAAAAAAATTGCAAGACTCGCCATTATCATCGGTGAAATTTATTTCTTCCGGTTGTGTCTGGAATGGACCCATGCGGTCTATAGTCAGCCACAACGGCGTAAATTCATATATCTGGAAGTTATCCATTGATTGCTTCTCCTTGTGGCGATGGCCGTGGCCTGCACGATGTTGTAGTTATTTCAGCAAGAAGCCATACACACGAGCTGTTGCTTGACCCAAGACCCGCCAGCATTCGCCCGTTCACGGCAAGCTTTCCGTACCGGACTCATGGAAAAACGAAAAATATTTTAGACTAAAGAGGATTGCTCAGTCAAGGCGAAGTCAGTTCGAGTGCCCATACGGATGTAATAATTGGAAGGGCATGCTTTGTAATATACAGTCTCCTAAGTAATAAAAATTTAGAAGCCCAAGCCCCCATCTAAGTTACATTTTCCCGTTAAAAAAGCCTGCAAATCGGCCAAAATATGCAGCTGTTCGTCGTTCATATTGATCACCTTGCCTCGGTATAATGATCGATCACGTCTATCTGTTTAGGCTCAAGCTCCGTTAGATCCACGTACCCCGTTTAGAATCAAACCCCATTGAGCAACTATACTGCTAGGCATTGCTCAGAATTCTGATTAGAATGCTAAATTGAATCAATTAAAAGTGTACTTTTTAAGTATCGTCACAAATGCAATTTACCCACTTTACCGATTATTCATTGCGCACTTTAATTTACTTGGGCGCACAGCAAAACACGCTGACTACGATCAGTGAAGTTGCTGAAAAATATGGTATCTCGCAAAGCCATTTAACGAAAGTCGTACATCAACTGGCCAATCGCGGCTATATTCAAACCACGCGCGGCAAAGGTGGCGGCATGCGCTTGGCGCGCTTACCGCAGTTGATCAACATCGGGGATGTAGTACGTGATATGGAAGAAAATATCAATCTGGTTGAGTGTTTCAATGCAAAAAACCAAAGCTGTCCCTTACTGCCCGCATGTATTCTCAAGTCAGTGCTTCTAGAGGCGCGCAAAAATTTCTTTGATACTTTGGATCGCTACACTCTGGCAGATTTATTGACTAATCAATCATTTCTGAGAAAAAAGCCCGAACTCCTGAAAAGCGCACGTTAAAACTAAACTCAATTTTATTGTTAGCGCCTTAATCACCCTATGTTTGAAGGCAGTTTGTCGCTTTACGCAAATTCAGCTAATAAAGTTAGATGGTCGGCAAATTCGGCAACGCAATCTTGTTGTCGGTGCTGAACAGATAATCCTTGAACACATGCTCGGCCGTTAGTATCTGATAAGTCCCATCCGATAGGCGGCGCGTGGTGTCCTTAAGGCGGTAGGTGTTGTGTCCGCAAGTCCAGCAGTCAAAGTTGCGCATAGCGGTGCACAAACAGGTTTTGTCCATAACGGAGATTTTCTTAGCATTTGGGTGAGCCGCCACCTCGGCGTTGTAAGCCGTGATATATGCACAGTTACCGTTGCCGTCCAGCAGGTAGCCGTAGGCTTCGCAGTTGGGACGAATGCCCGCGCCGATGGCCGGACTTTTCTTCAACATGCGCATGGGATAGCCGGTAGGCGAAATCATGTTTACCTCAATGTCTTCCTCGTTGGCCTTAAAATACTCTTGCACAATCTTTTCCGGCAAACCGCACTCACGTGTTGCAGTAAAGCGTGTTGCCACTTGCACCGCCGCCGCACCCGTTTCCAGATACGACACTGCATCGCTGCCGGTAAAAATCCCACCGGCCGGTATGATCGGAATGTCCAATTTTTCGGCCTGCAAGTACTGATAAATTTCTCTACAGATTTCTCGCAGATCGTATTTCATCCAGTCCAAACCGAAGCCCAAGTGGCCACCGGCCAGCGGTCCCTCTATCACGATATAATCCGGTAGGCGGTTAAGCTTGGCGTTTTTGCGCAAAAAAATTTGCAGCGCACGTAGAGAGGAGACAATAATGCCGAGCTTGGCGTCGCGAAAACGTGGATGATCTTCCATCAACGCGAATGAACCCAGATGCAATCCGGCACTCAAGGTAATTCCATCTATACCGGCAGAGAGGGCCCCATGCAATCGTACCCGCAACGTTTCGCGCGGGGCATTCATCGTAAGCTTTTCCATGCAATTAACGAAAATCATACCGGAACCGCGCTTGGCTTCCATGGCTCTGCTCAGGTGCAAGCGCGTCGACTCTGCAATCTGTCCAAGATCAAATTGCACCGTGGACTTATCAGTATTGGCAACATTATATTTATACTGCTGGAGCTTTGATTTAACGAAATTCGTATTTAAAAGCCGGTCCGTTACAGTCGGCAACATGGCATCGGAAAGATGCCCGATGCCGCCAAGACGCGCAGCTTCCAGCGCCAGTTCAGCCGTGGAAATATCAACCCCCATCCCGCCAATCATGATAGGCACCAGCTCTTGCTTGCCAAATTTCAAACGAAAATCATTAACACACTTCATTGCCATCCTTCAATTAAAGACGCTATATTAGCTTGGTAATAATAGGCAGCCTCCCGCATCATACGCAAATATTTGTAAAAAACTGTTTGGGTATTCATATTAACAAGTATCTCGAAAACAGTACTTGACCGATGCTGTGGGAACATAACTTTCAACCACTACAAATTTACCACAGGCAACGCAAAGCCCATTTGCGTTTATTAACGTGGAAATTATGGGATTAATCGGAATGGGAACAGGCACGTTCGGCGAGAACTATTTACACCCTCCTGAAAAATCAGGTTTTCCACAGCCTCAAATATGAATATGGACAAGCGCTTCCAGCTTATTTTTTGCCGCACCGCTGGCAATAACTTCCTTGGCTTTTTTTACACCCTCTTGTAGCGTTTGAGTCAGCCCCGCCACATAAATGGCCGCACCAGCGTTAAGCTGCACGATGTCATGTGCGGCACCGGGCTGATTATCCAGCACCGACAACAACATCGTGCGCGCCTCATCGGCATTGGCAACGCGTATACTATCCAGTGGGGCTGTCTGTAGATCGAAGTCTTGCGGTTGTACTGAATATTCGATTACCGTCCCGTTTTTTAGTTCCGCAATATAAGTTGGCCCGCTGATAGAAATTTCATCCATGCCGTCTGCACCATGCACCACCAACACGTGACGACTACCGAGCTGCTGCAGTACGAGCGCCAATTTCACCGTCAGATCACGCTGGAATACGCCCATTACTTGGTTCTGAGCGCCCGCCGGGTTAGTAAGCGGGCCCAGCAAGTTGAACAGTGTGCGCACGCCGAGTTCACGCCGCACTGGTGCGGCGTATTTCATCGCGCTGTGATGATTGGGCGCAAACATGAAACCCACACCCAGTTCCTGCACACAGTGTGCTACGTGCTGCGGTGTAAGGTTGACATTGACGCCGAGTTTTTCCAAGATATCGGCGCTGCCACAGGTGCTGGAAACTGAACGTCCGCCATGCTTGGCGACGCGCGCTCCCGCTGCCGCCGCGACTAGCGCGCTGGCAGTGGAAATGTTAAAGGTCTGCGCACCATCACCGCCCGTGCCACAGGTATCAATCAAATGTCTATCATCCTGAATCGTCACTTTACTCGACAGATCGCGCATCACCTGCACTGCCGCCGCAATCTCACTGACAGTCTCTCCCTTCATGTGTAACGCGACCAAAACCGCTGCGATTTGAGCAGGAGTAAGCTGTCCGCCCATAATGTTCCGCATCAACTCGTACATGTCGTCATGCGGCAAGTTTTCACGATTAAGCAGTCGATTAAGCAGGCTGGCATAGTTCATTAGCGTTCACCACGCAAAAAATTAGCAAGTAGCTCGTGGCCATATTCAGTGAGAATGGATTCCGGATGAAATTGCACCCCTTCCACCGCCATCGTTTTGTGACGCACTCCCATGATTTCACCATCTTCAGTCCATGCGGTAATTTCCAGACAGTCGGGCAGCGTGGCGTGGTCGAT contains:
- a CDS encoding TrkH family potassium uptake protein — protein: MQRSLTVIHALGTMLILFSVTYIFPIGTSLIYQDGTLIDFALAMVMTFAVGCLMWMLTRHNKGELSIRHGYLLVVLMWTAMPAFATLPLLLLINGLSFTDAYFETMSAMTTTGATVLTQLDALPPAINLWRHELIWLGGMGIIVLAVAILPLLGVGGRQLYKAETPGPMKDSTLTPRITETARNLWLVYFCITLVCILSLNVAGMSWLDAICHAFSTMGLGGFSTHDANIEYFNSAVIEFVLIVFMLLAVMNFATHFLAWREKSLKLYLRDTETLCTIILILASCLGIGIFLWWQGTYPSFWTALRHASFNLISIATDCGFASVDFNHWPMFAPLWMLFLSCISASSGSTGGGIKMIRTLILIKQTGREFLKLLHPAAVNPLKIGGRVVPDNIVFSVLSFIFLYFMSVVILTFALVISGLDFVSAFSGIIACINNAGPGLGVLGPASNYGILNDFQTWICTLAMLIGRLEIVTVLIIFTPHFWRR
- the rfbD gene encoding dTDP-4-dehydrorhamnose reductase, whose product is MMILQQPVILLFGKNGQVGFELQRALSPLGLVHAFGRQACDLTQLSQVRAIVHQLRPNIIVNASAYTAVDKAESEPQIAYLINATLPSMLAEEAASIGALLVHYSTDYVFDGTQPGWYVEDDIPNPQSVYGTSKLAGENGIAATGCRNLIFRTSWVFGAHGGNFAKTILRLAKERESLNVIADQYGAPTSAHLIADVTAQVIAQYWNEVNRESFPYGIYHLVAAGETTWYEYAKYVIAYAEKAGIELRLKSSAIEAIPSIHYPLPAPRPSNSRLDSGKLRKTFDLTLPDWQQDIVHVLEKIITV
- a CDS encoding DUF1566 domain-containing protein, whose amino-acid sequence is MIMVTVTPLPLADVVAESGDPEAQAQVRYVISTDGNEVTDSVTGLIWRRCAEGMKITANGCSGSATAYSSDQAQSWAKNEALTSGKPWRLPSLKELSSIVDSNRCNPAIDTDAFPGTPGSPFWSAPPAAGEPSYAWGVNFDYGYVDYGSEHNSAGYRVRLVRSGE
- the trxA gene encoding thioredoxin TrxA, yielding MSEHIHYVTDPTFAADVLQAPLPVLVDYWAEWCGPCRSIAPILEEIAKEYAGRITVAKMNVDENQQTPQKYGVRGIPTLMLFKNGNIEATKVGALSKSQLTAFIDSHI
- the rho gene encoding transcription termination factor Rho translates to MHLSDLKTKHITELVGMATTNQIDNANRMRKQDLIFALLKNQAKKGESIFGEGTLEVLPDGFGFLRSPDISYLAGPDDIYVSPSQIRRFNLHTGDSIEGEIRTPKEGERYVALVKVDRVNSEAPENTKNKILFENLTPLFPTKQMALERDIRAEENVTGRIIDIVAPIGKGQRGLLVASPKSGKTVMLQHIAHSIAANNPDAHLIVLLIDERPEEVTEMSRSVRGEVVASTFDEPATRHVQVAEMVLEKAKRLVEHKKDVVILLDSITRLARAYNTVVPSSGKVLTGGVDANALQRPKRFFGAARNIEEGGSLTIIATALVDTGSRMDDVIYEEFKGTGNMEIHLDRRMAEKRIYPAININRSGTRREELLIKSDILPKIWVLRKLLYPMDELESMEFLLDKIKATKNNADFFDSMRR
- a CDS encoding AAA family ATPase gives rise to the protein MDNFQIYEFTPLWLTIDRMGPFQTQPEEINFTDDNGESCNFFMLHSKNGRGKTTALELIPALVGMTGFTKPQDLAAAHNRRFDSPFNLENLDRGPGRTQLDFRIHYSDDGHERVAVLSLLAGQLEVTNSLRQWDEEALSKVGAQQWHRFGFCRNEAEIWSTIGLHDKWIANFISGIDAATGEKIGGFEESILDWPTVIYFSAHRDIVPVNPDQHRAIVPPMNWNYAPSHSFGAESGDWRDSLDNLLVWLKWLDDGRFDRAVKLVNERVFTDTCTAIKDVRKDPHEVEVVSNGKLHRLDTLSNGEKNLVQLFVRLGAYMTRNTILLIDEPEAHLHEDWQQRLLSRLKKMAQEQFPGLTIILATHSSKMMATLALEKEEDNLRKGCNLSDTVEVKENFPRPKERVFSRPEER
- a CDS encoding Rrf2 family transcriptional regulator, which gives rise to MQFTHFTDYSLRTLIYLGAQQNTLTTISEVAEKYGISQSHLTKVVHQLANRGYIQTTRGKGGGMRLARLPQLINIGDVVRDMEENINLVECFNAKNQSCPLLPACILKSVLLEARKNFFDTLDRYTLADLLTNQSFLRKKPELLKSAR
- a CDS encoding nitronate monooxygenase, translated to MKCVNDFRLKFGKQELVPIMIGGMGVDISTAELALEAARLGGIGHLSDAMLPTVTDRLLNTNFVKSKLQQYKYNVANTDKSTVQFDLGQIAESTRLHLSRAMEAKRGSGMIFVNCMEKLTMNAPRETLRVRLHGALSAGIDGITLSAGLHLGSFALMEDHPRFRDAKLGIIVSSLRALQIFLRKNAKLNRLPDYIVIEGPLAGGHLGFGLDWMKYDLREICREIYQYLQAEKLDIPIIPAGGIFTGSDAVSYLETGAAAVQVATRFTATRECGLPEKIVQEYFKANEEDIEVNMISPTGYPMRMLKKSPAIGAGIRPNCEAYGYLLDGNGNCAYITAYNAEVAAHPNAKKISVMDKTCLCTAMRNFDCWTCGHNTYRLKDTTRRLSDGTYQILTAEHVFKDYLFSTDNKIALPNLPTI
- the trpD gene encoding anthranilate phosphoribosyltransferase, with the translated sequence MNYASLLNRLLNRENLPHDDMYELMRNIMGGQLTPAQIAAVLVALHMKGETVSEIAAAVQVMRDLSSKVTIQDDRHLIDTCGTGGDGAQTFNISTASALVAAAAGARVAKHGGRSVSSTCGSADILEKLGVNVNLTPQHVAHCVQELGVGFMFAPNHHSAMKYAAPVRRELGVRTLFNLLGPLTNPAGAQNQVMGVFQRDLTVKLALVLQQLGSRHVLVVHGADGMDEISISGPTYIAELKNGTVIEYSVQPQDFDLQTAPLDSIRVANADEARTMLLSVLDNQPGAAHDIVQLNAGAAIYVAGLTQTLQEGVKKAKEVIASGAAKNKLEALVHIHI